One window from the genome of Epinephelus fuscoguttatus linkage group LG3, E.fuscoguttatus.final_Chr_v1 encodes:
- the avpi1 gene encoding uncharacterized protein avpi1, which produces MAEAPASTSPEDGLHVQWKLSSQRSRKSACSNIFTGVNLHQLHRLFRTAGDRDAEHRAKLVWRGMDADMEGAEDGKEEEGEDREEEAGLAQALVGLRVRARNKAGIRVEGHKDHKWLRTSGYLRIEEPLSGYTVEDEEADIAPRSGEFLAVTEEDIPENPNPFKPSSWRLGVMRHEGASHPERYLHRILH; this is translated from the exons ATGGCAGAGGCCCCAGCATCCACCTCCCCCGAGGATGGCCTACATGTACAGTGGAAACTTTCCAGTCAACGAAGCAGGAAGTCTGCATGCTCCAACATCTTTACGGGAGTCAACCTGCACCAGCTGCACAGGCTGTTCAGAACAGCAGGAGACAGAGATGCTGAACATCGGGCGAAGCTGGTGTGGCGAGGTATGGATGCAGACATGGAGGGGGCAGAGGacgggaaggaggaggaaggggaggacagagaggaagaggcaggGCTGGCCCAGGCCTTGGTGGGGCTCCGAGTCCGAGCGAGGAATAAAGCGGGTATCAGAGTGGAGGGACACAAGGACCACAAGTGGCTCAGGACATCAGGGTATCTCAG GATTGAGGAGCCATTATCAGGCTACACTGTTGAGGATGAGGAGGCCGACATAGCACCCCGTTCGGGAGAATTTCTGGCAGTGACTGAGGAAGACATCCCAGAGAACCCAAACCCCTTTAAACCTTCGTCATGGAGGCTGGGTGTGATGAGACATGAGGGTGCCAGCCACCCTGAACGCTACCTTCACCGCATCCTCCACTAA